Proteins encoded within one genomic window of Ignavibacteriota bacterium:
- a CDS encoding aminodeoxychorismate/anthranilate synthase component II, with protein MILVIDNYDSFTFNLVQALGTFRTDLLVRRNDAVTVDEITTLAPDGILLSPGPGRPEDAGVTLDVIRHCSTSFPLFGVCLGHQAIGAAFGGSVIHAPSLMHGRTSRVRHHGTSLYRGVSDPFDATRYHSLVVERSSLPDALEITAETEDGVIMGVRHRTLPVEGVQFHPESILTTEGMQILRNWVERLS; from the coding sequence ATGATCCTCGTGATCGACAACTATGATTCCTTCACGTTCAATCTCGTGCAGGCACTCGGCACCTTCCGCACCGATCTCTTGGTGCGCCGCAACGATGCCGTGACCGTCGACGAGATCACAACATTGGCGCCGGACGGGATCCTGTTGTCCCCCGGCCCCGGCCGACCGGAGGATGCCGGCGTCACCCTTGACGTCATCCGCCACTGTAGTACCTCGTTCCCGCTCTTCGGCGTCTGCCTCGGCCATCAGGCGATCGGCGCCGCCTTCGGCGGATCCGTCATCCACGCGCCGTCGCTGATGCACGGACGGACATCGCGCGTGCGGCATCACGGAACGTCGCTGTACCGGGGCGTGTCGGATCCCTTCGATGCGACGCGCTACCATTCGTTGGTCGTCGAGCGTTCCTCGCTGCCTGATGCTCTGGAGATCACCGCGGAGACCGAGGATGGCGTGATCATGGGCGTGCGTCACAGGACGTTGCCGGTGGAAGGCGTGCAATTCCACCCCGAATCGATCCTGACCACAGAGGGCATGCAAATTCTCAGGAACTGGGTGGAGAGGCTGTCATGA
- the trpB gene encoding tryptophan synthase subunit beta gives MPDARGYFGAYGGRYVPETLIPALDELEALYQDARKDPAFTAELRELLTTFAGRPTPITRADRLAAHYGKVKIYLKREDLCHTGAHKINNTIGQILLAKRSGKKRIIAETGAGQHGVATATVAARMGLACDVYMGDEDIERQQLNVRRMEMLGARVVPVHSGTRTLKDATSEAIRDWVTNVRDTFYIIGSVVGPHPYPAIVRDFQSVIGEEAMQQVRAAEGRDPDILLACVGGGSNAIGLFEPFLGTRARMIGVEAAGHGLTSGQHAATLSLGAPGVLHGSLSYLLQDHDGQVQLAHSISAGLDYPGVGPEHSALKDAGRVEYVAVTDQEALAAAKLLSRLEGIIPALESAHALAWLEKLAPRTTGSPLILVNVSGRGDKDMTTYANL, from the coding sequence ATGCCCGATGCACGGGGCTATTTCGGAGCGTACGGTGGCCGCTATGTGCCCGAGACCCTCATTCCCGCGCTGGACGAACTCGAGGCGTTGTATCAGGACGCGCGGAAGGACCCGGCATTCACGGCAGAGCTGCGCGAACTCCTGACGACCTTTGCCGGGCGGCCCACGCCGATCACACGCGCCGACCGCCTTGCCGCACACTACGGAAAGGTGAAGATCTACCTGAAGCGGGAGGATCTCTGCCATACCGGGGCACACAAGATCAATAACACCATCGGTCAGATCCTTCTGGCAAAACGATCGGGGAAGAAGCGGATCATTGCCGAGACGGGTGCCGGGCAGCATGGGGTGGCAACGGCCACGGTGGCCGCGCGGATGGGACTTGCCTGCGATGTGTACATGGGCGACGAGGACATCGAGCGTCAGCAGTTGAATGTGCGCAGGATGGAAATGCTCGGTGCGCGCGTGGTGCCGGTCCATTCCGGGACGCGCACGCTCAAGGATGCGACGAGCGAAGCGATCCGGGATTGGGTGACCAACGTCCGCGATACATTCTATATCATCGGATCGGTCGTTGGCCCTCATCCGTACCCCGCCATCGTTCGCGATTTCCAGAGCGTGATCGGTGAAGAGGCAATGCAGCAGGTGCGTGCCGCTGAAGGACGCGATCCGGATATCCTGCTGGCGTGCGTCGGGGGAGGGAGCAACGCCATCGGGCTCTTCGAGCCGTTCCTGGGCACGAGGGCACGCATGATCGGCGTCGAAGCTGCCGGGCACGGCCTCACGTCCGGGCAGCATGCCGCGACGCTCTCGCTGGGAGCTCCCGGTGTCCTGCACGGTTCCCTCAGCTATCTGCTGCAGGACCATGACGGACAGGTGCAACTTGCCCACTCGATCTCCGCGGGATTGGACTATCCCGGCGTCGGCCCCGAGCACAGCGCGCTGAAGGATGCCGGGCGGGTGGAGTATGTTGCCGTGACAGATCAGGAAGCCCTTGCCGCGGCGAAACTGCTTTCCCGCCTCGAAGGGATCATCCCCGCGCTCGAGTCTGCGCATGCTCTTGCATGGCTGGAAAAGCTCGCGCCGCGCACCACCGGCTCACCCCTCATCCTGGTGAACGTGTCGGGGCGGGGTGACAAGGATATGACAACATACGCGAACCTATGA
- the aroF gene encoding 3-deoxy-7-phosphoheptulonate synthase — MLVLMRQDATPDQVREVMLKIGDLGFRAHEIPGAERTAIGITGNHGAIAADVFTILPGVERAIPVSKPYKLVGREARPESSVIKVGTASIGGPELAVMAGPCSVESREQIVTVARNVKSAGAQFLRGGAFKPRSSPYSFQGMKEEGLVLLREAREKTGLAIVTEVKDTGTLPAVAEVADVLQIGARNMSNFSLLEAVGELRIPVLLKRGIAATIEELLMAAEYIASRGNLQIILCERGIRTFETATRNTLDLNAIPVLKRLTHLPVIVDPSHGVGIWEAVPAMSMAAIAAGADGLMIEVHPDPAAALSDGAQSLKPSRFAALMDDIRRLAPVVGRTLNEGSTT; from the coding sequence ATGCTCGTCCTGATGCGACAGGATGCGACGCCGGACCAGGTCCGGGAAGTGATGCTGAAGATCGGCGATCTCGGATTCCGGGCCCACGAGATACCCGGGGCGGAGCGGACGGCCATCGGCATCACCGGTAATCACGGCGCGATCGCCGCGGATGTGTTCACGATCCTGCCCGGTGTGGAACGGGCGATACCGGTTTCCAAGCCGTACAAGCTCGTCGGTCGTGAGGCGAGGCCGGAGAGCAGCGTGATCAAGGTCGGGACAGCGAGCATTGGAGGGCCCGAACTTGCGGTGATGGCCGGGCCCTGCTCGGTGGAGAGCCGGGAGCAGATCGTTACCGTTGCGCGAAACGTGAAGTCGGCAGGTGCACAGTTCTTGCGGGGCGGCGCATTCAAACCACGTTCGTCGCCGTATAGTTTTCAGGGCATGAAGGAAGAAGGATTGGTCCTTCTCCGCGAGGCGCGCGAGAAGACGGGGCTTGCGATCGTGACGGAAGTGAAGGATACGGGCACCCTCCCCGCCGTGGCGGAAGTGGCGGACGTGCTGCAGATCGGCGCACGGAACATGAGCAATTTCAGTCTCCTGGAGGCCGTCGGCGAACTCCGCATACCGGTGCTGCTCAAACGCGGCATCGCCGCGACGATCGAGGAACTGCTGATGGCGGCAGAGTACATCGCGAGCCGCGGCAACCTGCAGATCATCCTGTGCGAGCGGGGGATCCGGACGTTCGAAACGGCGACACGGAACACGCTGGATCTGAATGCGATCCCCGTCCTCAAGCGGCTCACCCACCTGCCTGTGATCGTGGATCCGAGTCACGGTGTCGGGATCTGGGAAGCTGTTCCGGCGATGAGCATGGCCGCGATCGCGGCGGGGGCGGATGGGCTGATGATCGAGGTCCATCCGGATCCTGCTGCCGCACTTTCGGATGGCGCACAGTCCTTGAAACCATCCCGCTTTGCTGCGCTGATGGATGATATCCGCCGGCTCGCGCCGGTGGTTGGAAGAACACTGAACGAAGGAAGCACCACATGA
- a CDS encoding phosphoribosylanthranilate isomerase, producing the protein MRVKICGITRRDDALCALDAGADMLGFIFVPSSKRCISPDAVADIVRSIPNDIVTVGVFVNAPRAAILDAIRRSGVKAVQLHGEESPAETEGLPVRVLKAHRVGPDFDPASVGTYRVDAHVLDTFVAGVHGGTGQVFDWSIARAAAGHGPVILGGGLSPANVAEAIRQARPMGVDVSSGVEVAPGIKDHEKVRAFVHAALKALAWDRSREAQGR; encoded by the coding sequence ATGAGGGTGAAGATCTGCGGGATCACCAGGCGTGACGATGCCCTGTGCGCGCTCGATGCGGGTGCCGACATGCTGGGCTTCATTTTCGTGCCTTCGAGTAAGCGGTGCATCAGCCCTGATGCCGTTGCGGACATCGTCCGGTCCATCCCGAATGATATCGTGACGGTCGGCGTGTTCGTCAATGCGCCACGCGCCGCGATCCTCGATGCGATCCGGAGGAGCGGGGTGAAGGCGGTACAATTGCATGGGGAGGAGTCGCCGGCGGAGACGGAAGGCCTGCCGGTCCGCGTCCTGAAGGCACACCGTGTGGGACCCGATTTCGATCCGGCCAGCGTGGGAACATATCGCGTGGATGCCCACGTGCTGGACACCTTCGTTGCCGGTGTGCATGGCGGTACCGGCCAGGTGTTCGATTGGAGCATCGCACGGGCGGCTGCCGGGCATGGGCCCGTGATCCTGGGCGGCGGACTCTCGCCGGCGAATGTTGCGGAAGCGATCAGACAAGCACGTCCCATGGGTGTGGACGTGAGCAGCGGCGTGGAAGTGGCGCCGGGTATCAAGGATCATGAGAAGGTGAGGGCGTTCGTCCATGCGGCACTCAAGGCGTTGGCATGGGATCGTTCACGTGAAGCACAAGGGAGATGA
- the trpC gene encoding indole-3-glycerol phosphate synthase TrpC — protein sequence MSTYLDAILRRTQEDLDARKQRAPLAALMDMPGYHVPRRPFELALRQRSPAVIAEIKAASPSRGVIRADMDVPAIARSYVAAGAAALSVLTDVPFFQGHLDYMALARAGHAVPVLRKDFILDPYQLHEARAYQADAVLLIVAALDRILLNELKALADELGLGVLVEVHNEEEVGALEGGRFPVVGINNRDLATFATDMQTSVRLRGLIGSDVVCVSESGIQSAADIRMLRSHNIDAFLIGEGFMRAPDPGEALRDVLAGVRA from the coding sequence ATGAGCACCTATCTCGACGCGATCCTCCGGCGCACACAGGAGGACCTGGACGCCCGTAAGCAGAGGGCCCCGCTTGCCGCACTGATGGATATGCCCGGCTATCACGTGCCCCGCCGGCCATTCGAACTTGCCCTGCGCCAACGTTCCCCCGCGGTCATCGCGGAGATCAAGGCAGCATCGCCCTCCCGGGGCGTCATCCGCGCTGATATGGACGTACCGGCGATCGCACGGTCGTATGTAGCGGCGGGCGCCGCGGCGCTCTCCGTGCTCACGGATGTTCCGTTCTTCCAGGGCCATCTGGACTACATGGCGCTTGCTCGTGCAGGACATGCGGTGCCTGTCCTCCGCAAGGATTTCATCCTTGACCCCTATCAACTTCATGAAGCGCGAGCGTACCAGGCCGATGCGGTCCTGCTCATCGTCGCCGCCCTGGACCGCATCCTGCTGAATGAGCTCAAAGCCCTTGCCGATGAACTCGGCCTCGGCGTCCTCGTGGAAGTGCACAATGAAGAGGAAGTGGGTGCGCTGGAGGGCGGAAGATTCCCCGTGGTCGGGATCAACAATCGTGACCTTGCGACATTTGCGACGGATATGCAGACGTCGGTGCGACTGCGCGGCCTGATCGGTTCCGATGTGGTCTGCGTGAGCGAGTCAGGTATCCAGTCCGCTGCAGATATACGCATGCTGCGGTCCCACAACATCGATGCATTCCTGATCGGCGAAGGGTTCATGCGGGCTCCCGATCCCGGTGAGGCACTCCGGGACGTGCTTGCCGGGGTCCGCGCATGA
- the trpD gene encoding anthranilate phosphoribosyltransferase produces the protein MKHYIEKCLEKQDLSIDEAADALERIMSGTATDAQIAGLLIALRAKGESESEVVGFARTMRAHAVRITTDDGDAIDMCGTGGDGRDTFNISTVAALVAAGAGVTVAKHGNRSVSSRSGSADVLAALGVKTQLAPDRVEACVNTVGIGFLFAPLFHPAMKFAAKARQELGVRTIFNMLGPITNPASVRRQVLGTYHHDVARRLAGALHVLDTDKACVIHSDDGMDEVSLARPTSVHEVGGDRPVRRYIVEASDFGLATAPHDAVKGGDPETNARIALSILQAEPVPGRDIVLANAGMGIFVAGKAADLTAGTRLAAEAIDSGRALATLKALVEFTNRA, from the coding sequence ATGAAGCACTATATCGAGAAGTGTCTGGAGAAGCAGGACCTGTCGATCGACGAGGCAGCGGATGCCCTGGAGAGGATCATGAGCGGCACCGCTACGGATGCGCAGATCGCCGGATTGCTCATCGCACTCCGCGCAAAAGGGGAGAGCGAATCCGAGGTCGTCGGGTTCGCGCGAACGATGCGTGCCCATGCGGTCCGGATCACCACCGACGATGGCGACGCCATCGATATGTGCGGTACCGGTGGGGATGGACGCGATACGTTCAATATCTCCACGGTGGCCGCGCTCGTGGCTGCCGGCGCGGGCGTGACCGTTGCGAAGCACGGCAACCGCTCCGTGTCGAGCCGCAGCGGCAGCGCCGATGTGCTCGCTGCGCTCGGCGTGAAGACACAACTGGCACCGGACCGCGTGGAGGCGTGCGTGAATACCGTCGGGATCGGGTTCCTGTTCGCTCCGTTGTTCCATCCCGCGATGAAGTTCGCGGCGAAAGCGCGTCAGGAGCTTGGCGTCAGGACCATCTTCAATATGCTCGGTCCGATCACCAACCCTGCCAGCGTGCGGCGCCAGGTGCTCGGGACCTATCATCATGATGTGGCCCGGCGGCTCGCCGGTGCGCTGCACGTGCTGGACACGGACAAAGCGTGCGTGATCCACAGCGATGACGGGATGGATGAAGTGAGCCTCGCACGGCCGACGTCGGTCCACGAGGTGGGAGGGGATCGGCCTGTGCGCAGGTATATCGTCGAAGCTTCCGATTTCGGGCTTGCGACAGCGCCGCACGACGCCGTGAAGGGTGGGGATCCTGAAACAAATGCCCGTATTGCGCTCAGCATCCTCCAGGCCGAACCGGTTCCGGGTCGTGATATCGTTCTCGCCAACGCAGGGATGGGGATCTTTGTGGCAGGCAAGGCCGCCGACCTGACGGCCGGGACACGCCTCGCGGCGGAAGCGATCGACTCGGGCCGCGCGCTGGCAACCCTCAAGGCACTGGTGGAGTTCACGAACAGAGCATGA
- a CDS encoding tryptophan synthase subunit alpha: MKLQERLSGNATKGRRSLAMFLTAGYPTLDATADLVCALEDGGADIVEIGVPFSDPLADGPVIQKASGTAIANGVTLPWILQLVARIRQRSGVPLVLMGYLNPIMRYGVDRFFVDAAAAGVDGLILPELPLEEWSSYAPAVTSAGLAGILLATPTTPPARVRAIDAASSGFVYCVSTTGVTGGAVAGSALDNVRAVRAHVTRNPMLVGFGISRPEDAVTFARDTDGVIVGSALLRQLESDPSPGGTRVWTAAFRRALDTI, translated from the coding sequence ATGAAACTCCAAGAACGGTTGAGCGGCAATGCAACGAAGGGCAGGCGGTCGCTTGCCATGTTCCTCACCGCCGGGTATCCGACACTGGATGCAACGGCAGACCTCGTGTGCGCACTTGAGGATGGCGGGGCGGACATCGTGGAGATCGGGGTTCCGTTCTCGGACCCCCTCGCCGATGGTCCGGTCATCCAGAAGGCGTCCGGCACGGCGATCGCGAACGGCGTGACCCTGCCGTGGATCCTGCAACTCGTTGCACGGATCAGGCAGCGGTCCGGTGTCCCACTGGTGCTCATGGGATATCTCAATCCGATCATGCGCTATGGAGTGGACAGATTCTTCGTCGATGCGGCTGCTGCCGGGGTTGACGGCCTGATCCTTCCCGAGCTGCCCCTGGAGGAGTGGAGCTCGTATGCGCCGGCGGTGACATCCGCGGGATTGGCCGGGATCTTGCTCGCGACGCCCACGACGCCTCCGGCGCGCGTGCGTGCGATCGATGCTGCGTCGTCGGGATTCGTGTACTGCGTGTCCACCACCGGCGTGACCGGCGGGGCCGTGGCCGGTTCGGCGCTCGACAACGTCCGTGCGGTGCGTGCGCATGTCACGCGCAACCCGATGCTCGTGGGATTCGGGATCTCGCGGCCTGAGGATGCGGTGACCTTTGCCCGCGACACCGACGGCGTGATCGTGGGTTCGGCACTTCTCCGGCAGCTGGAGAGCGATCCTTCGCCGGGTGGCACCCGTGTGTGGACCGCGGCGTTCCGCCGGGCGCTCGATACGATCTGA
- a CDS encoding AMP-binding protein produces the protein MSSFPRSLRRALEQSAQRFGSRPSVALVDGDSMTYDVLWQRAQQVGAFLKGAGIGFGDRVALLSENMPNWVAAYFGITASGAVAVPILPDFHSSDIARILRHAEIKAVFVSRRLLTKIGELAPSETGAIVLLENWQQVIAGETDPDDGTPILDVHAAPSTVYAVPERLPVADDLASIVYTSGTTGHSKGVMLTHGNLLSDVEATMTIVSLDETDRMLSILPLPHTYESTLGMILPIVRGSSVYYMDKPPTAPVLLPALTRVRPTVMLSVPLIIEKIYKAKIQPELMKSALLRKAIGVPVLRKALHRIAGKKLLRTFGGELRLFCIDGAPLAPDVESFLREAKFPYAIGYGLTETAPLIAGTGPERTRLRSTGPALRGTTIRIQDPNPRTGEGEIMVKGPTVMKGYYRDEEKTRQVLSDDGWLSTGDLGVIDADGFIFIKGRSKNMILGPSGKNIYPEEIEAVINEFEHVRESVVYEHQKRLVALVHLDYERLQKALQSLSESDIRQKANALLADLQKEINDRVPLYARIHRIIEQAEPFQKTPTQKIKRHLYIPTALRRDHH, from the coding sequence ATGTCATCATTCCCCCGTTCACTGCGTCGTGCGCTCGAGCAGTCCGCGCAACGCTTCGGCTCCCGTCCGTCGGTCGCCTTGGTCGACGGCGACTCTATGACCTATGATGTGCTCTGGCAGCGTGCACAGCAGGTGGGTGCATTCCTGAAGGGAGCGGGCATCGGCTTCGGTGACCGCGTCGCACTACTGTCCGAGAATATGCCGAACTGGGTGGCGGCGTACTTTGGCATCACCGCGTCCGGTGCGGTTGCGGTGCCTATTCTCCCGGATTTCCATTCGTCGGACATCGCCCGGATCCTGCGTCACGCCGAGATCAAAGCGGTGTTCGTGTCGCGCCGCCTTCTCACGAAGATCGGCGAGCTTGCCCCGTCGGAAACGGGGGCGATCGTGCTCCTCGAGAATTGGCAGCAGGTCATCGCCGGAGAGACCGATCCTGACGATGGAACACCGATCCTGGATGTGCACGCGGCACCGTCCACGGTGTACGCCGTGCCCGAACGCCTCCCGGTTGCCGATGACCTGGCGTCGATCGTGTATACGTCGGGGACGACGGGCCACTCCAAGGGCGTGATGCTCACGCATGGCAACCTGCTGTCGGATGTTGAAGCAACAATGACGATCGTGTCGCTGGACGAGACCGATCGCATGCTGTCGATCCTCCCCTTGCCCCATACGTATGAGAGCACCCTTGGCATGATCCTGCCGATCGTGAGGGGGTCCAGTGTGTACTATATGGACAAACCGCCCACCGCCCCGGTCCTTCTCCCGGCGCTCACACGGGTTCGGCCCACGGTCATGTTGTCCGTACCGCTGATCATCGAAAAGATCTACAAGGCGAAGATCCAGCCGGAGCTGATGAAGAGTGCGCTCTTGAGAAAGGCGATAGGGGTGCCGGTGCTGCGCAAGGCACTCCACCGGATCGCCGGCAAGAAACTCCTGCGGACCTTCGGTGGTGAGCTGCGGTTGTTCTGCATCGATGGCGCGCCGCTGGCACCCGACGTGGAGTCGTTCCTGCGCGAAGCGAAGTTCCCGTATGCGATCGGTTACGGCCTTACGGAAACCGCACCCCTGATCGCGGGCACCGGTCCCGAACGGACGCGGTTGCGCTCGACCGGCCCCGCACTGCGTGGGACGACGATCCGTATCCAGGATCCCAATCCCCGGACGGGGGAGGGCGAGATCATGGTGAAGGGCCCCACGGTGATGAAGGGATACTACCGAGATGAAGAGAAGACCCGGCAGGTCCTGAGCGACGACGGGTGGTTGAGCACGGGCGACCTTGGCGTGATCGATGCGGATGGTTTCATTTTCATCAAGGGCCGTTCCAAGAACATGATCCTGGGCCCGAGCGGGAAGAACATCTATCCCGAAGAGATCGAAGCCGTTATCAACGAGTTCGAGCACGTCCGCGAATCGGTGGTGTATGAGCACCAGAAGCGACTCGTGGCGTTGGTGCATCTCGACTACGAGCGCCTGCAGAAGGCACTGCAATCGCTCAGTGAATCCGATATCCGTCAGAAGGCGAACGCACTCCTTGCCGACCTGCAGAAGGAGATCAACGACAGGGTGCCGTTGTATGCGCGCATCCACCGGATCATCGAGCAGGCGGAACCGTTCCAGAAAACACCGACACAGAAGATCAAGCGCCATCTCTATATCCCGACTGCGCTCCGCAGGGATCATCACTAG
- a CDS encoding chorismate-binding protein — protein sequence MIPFATFRQLAASYTVIPLVRTLVADTLTPVLTYLTLREEGVPSFILESVEPNEKIGRFSFIGTRPRVILEARNGSVTVRDARGTEEVQGPLFSVIRSILAPHRIAPVQEPHGLLGGLVGYIGYNCVRHIERIPITPAAGEEPDAILGLFGSVVQFDHHRQVMTLMHNVFIDPAAPLEDQYESGKAALSALELRLRRVTAPATPFSCAMDGAGEPDRAGFEQAVLRAKEHITEGDIFQVVLSRRTRSTFTGDLFAVYRSLRIINPSPYLFFLDFGATKLAGSSPEMLIQAHGGTVELLPIAGTRRRGVDEADDKRLELDLLADPKELAEHVMLVDLGRNDVGRVSEYGSVEVPVFKRVDRYSHVMHIVSEVRGRIRPDIDAVGIFESCFPAGTVSGAPKVRAMEIIADLEPFPRGAYAGAVGYFGMDGTMDTCIAIRTVFAHGQTLKLQAGAGIVADSVPSNEYDETVNKARVLMEAIRLASRGLAAPDGQEEGAQ from the coding sequence ATGATACCGTTCGCAACATTCAGGCAACTGGCAGCTTCGTACACCGTGATCCCGCTCGTGCGGACCCTGGTGGCGGATACCTTGACCCCGGTCCTGACCTACCTCACGCTCCGTGAAGAGGGGGTGCCGTCCTTCATCCTGGAGAGCGTCGAACCGAACGAAAAGATCGGACGCTTTTCGTTCATCGGCACGCGTCCGCGGGTGATCCTCGAAGCCCGCAACGGATCGGTGACCGTGCGCGATGCCAGGGGAACGGAGGAGGTGCAGGGCCCGCTGTTCTCCGTCATCCGCAGTATCCTCGCACCGCACAGGATCGCACCGGTGCAGGAGCCCCACGGGCTGCTTGGCGGACTTGTGGGATACATCGGGTACAACTGCGTCAGGCACATCGAACGGATACCTATCACGCCCGCAGCGGGTGAGGAGCCCGATGCGATCCTCGGCCTGTTCGGCTCGGTCGTGCAGTTCGACCATCACCGGCAGGTCATGACGCTCATGCACAATGTCTTCATCGACCCGGCGGCGCCACTGGAAGACCAGTACGAATCGGGGAAGGCCGCCCTGTCTGCGCTGGAACTCCGCCTGCGGAGAGTGACCGCACCGGCCACGCCGTTCAGTTGTGCGATGGATGGAGCGGGTGAACCGGACCGCGCGGGGTTCGAGCAGGCCGTGCTTCGTGCGAAAGAACACATCACCGAAGGCGATATCTTTCAGGTGGTGCTCTCACGAAGGACACGCAGTACGTTCACCGGCGATCTCTTTGCCGTCTATCGTTCCCTGCGCATCATCAATCCATCCCCGTACCTTTTCTTCCTGGATTTCGGCGCTACCAAACTCGCCGGCTCTTCGCCGGAAATGCTCATCCAGGCACACGGCGGCACAGTGGAGCTTCTGCCGATCGCCGGTACCCGGCGCCGCGGTGTGGATGAAGCCGACGACAAACGTCTTGAACTGGACCTTCTCGCCGATCCCAAGGAACTTGCCGAGCATGTGATGCTTGTGGACCTCGGGCGCAACGACGTTGGCCGGGTCTCCGAGTACGGTTCCGTGGAAGTGCCGGTCTTCAAGCGCGTGGACCGCTATTCGCATGTGATGCACATCGTTTCGGAAGTGCGCGGCCGGATCCGTCCGGACATCGACGCGGTGGGCATCTTTGAATCGTGCTTCCCTGCAGGGACGGTCTCGGGTGCCCCGAAGGTGCGTGCGATGGAGATCATCGCTGACCTCGAACCCTTTCCGCGTGGAGCGTACGCAGGCGCCGTGGGGTATTTCGGCATGGACGGCACGATGGATACCTGTATCGCGATACGCACGGTGTTCGCGCATGGACAAACGTTGAAGCTGCAGGCGGGCGCGGGGATCGTTGCCGACTCCGTGCCGTCGAATGAATACGACGAAACGGTCAACAAGGCGCGGGTGCTCATGGAGGCGATACGTCTCGCCTCACGCGGGCTCGCCGCGCCCGACGGGCAGGAGGAAGGTGCACAATGA